One Prolixibacteraceae bacterium DNA segment encodes these proteins:
- a CDS encoding AAA family ATPase translates to MDLFYTTHKNLIDSLHGVIDRQLNYEIDWSHPLIGIKGSRGVGKTMFLLDYARRMETKYGDSCLYVNLNSFYFTKRRIYSFADEFFKRGGKILLLDQIHKYPNWSNELRMIYDNIPGLKIVFSGSPVLRIIEGNDELKDIAHMYHLHPLSFREYLNVRTGNEFECLPLNDILNRHQEIVPSVLNKVRPLAYFTDYLKHGCYPFFHDDSALYTETLLKHVNLALEIDVTYTNQIELQYLPRLRKLMQIIADQVPFCPNVSKMSGEIDTSRATVMNYLRYLKNAKLLHLIYNGEEGPSKKPAQVYLHNTNLMYAISPEKTSNSSLRKTFFLNQTAVRCKVKSGRGVDFLLDNEKKFMVGGKYTKPVEGGYAAADMIEIGSDNIIPLWLFGFLY, encoded by the coding sequence GTGGATTTATTTTACACGACACATAAGAACTTGATAGACTCCTTGCATGGAGTGATTGATCGTCAATTAAACTATGAGATAGATTGGAGTCACCCTTTGATTGGAATTAAAGGATCTCGTGGTGTAGGCAAAACGATGTTTCTTTTGGATTATGCTCGACGTATGGAGACCAAATATGGTGATTCTTGTCTCTATGTAAATCTTAATAGTTTTTACTTTACCAAGAGACGTATCTACTCTTTTGCAGATGAGTTCTTTAAGAGAGGTGGCAAGATTCTACTTTTAGACCAAATACATAAGTATCCAAATTGGTCTAATGAGTTAAGAATGATCTATGATAATATTCCAGGATTAAAAATCGTTTTCAGTGGTTCTCCTGTTTTGAGGATTATTGAGGGGAATGACGAGCTAAAGGATATTGCTCATATGTACCATTTACATCCATTGTCATTTCGTGAATATTTAAATGTTAGAACAGGAAATGAGTTTGAATGTCTGCCGTTAAATGATATTTTAAATAGACATCAAGAAATTGTTCCTTCAGTTCTTAATAAGGTAAGGCCTTTAGCATACTTTACGGACTATTTGAAACATGGTTGTTACCCTTTCTTTCATGATGATTCAGCACTGTATACAGAGACTTTATTGAAACATGTGAATTTGGCTCTTGAAATCGATGTGACTTATACAAATCAAATAGAACTTCAATATTTGCCACGTTTAAGAAAATTGATGCAAATTATTGCTGACCAAGTCCCTTTTTGCCCCAATGTGAGTAAGATGAGTGGGGAAATTGATACTTCTAGAGCTACGGTAATGAATTATCTTCGTTATCTGAAAAATGCTAAATTATTACATTTAATATATAATGGGGAGGAGGGCCCGTCTAAAAAACCTGCACAGGTCTATTTGCATAATACAAATTTGATGTATGCAATCTCTCCTGAAAAAACATCGAACAGTAGTTTAAGGAAGACTTTCTTCTTAAATCAAACTGCTGTAAGATGTAAAGTGAAATCGGGTAGGGGGGTTGACTTTTTACTCGATAACGAGAAGAAATTTATGGTCGGAGGAAAATATACCAAACCTGTTGAGGGTGGCTATGCAGCTGCCGATATGATTGAGATTGGTTCAGATAATATTATTCCTCTTTGGCTGTTCGGCTTTCTTTATTAA
- the rsxA gene encoding electron transport complex subunit RsxA — translation MEYIIIIISAVFVNNIVLSQFLGICPFLGVSKKVSTAIGMTGAVAFVMALATIVTFIVQHEILNPLGLGYLQTISFILIIASLVQLVEIILKKVSPSLYQALGVFLPLITTNCAILGVAILTIQKEFNLLEGVTFAVANAVGFGLALVIFAGLREQLELMNVPKGLKGTPIALVTAGILAMAFMGFSGIV, via the coding sequence ATGGAATATATAATCATTATTATATCTGCAGTCTTTGTTAACAACATTGTACTCTCACAATTCTTGGGAATTTGCCCTTTTTTGGGTGTTTCTAAGAAAGTATCTACAGCAATTGGAATGACTGGTGCAGTAGCCTTCGTAATGGCTCTTGCAACGATTGTTACTTTTATTGTACAACATGAAATTCTTAATCCTTTAGGATTAGGTTATCTACAGACTATTTCATTCATCCTAATCATTGCTTCATTGGTTCAATTGGTAGAGATTATCTTAAAGAAGGTTAGTCCCTCTCTTTACCAAGCTTTAGGGGTATTCTTACCTCTTATTACAACCAACTGTGCAATCTTAGGAGTTGCAATTCTTACAATACAGAAAGAGTTCAATCTACTAGAAGGAGTTACATTTGCTGTAGCAAATGCTGTTGGTTTTGGTCTTGCATTAGTAATCTTTGCAGGGCTTCGTGAGCAATTAGAGCTAATGAATGTACCTAAAGGTTTAAAAGGCACACCTATTGCTTTGGTTACAGCAGGAATTCTAGCAATGGCATTTATGGGATTCTCAGGAATCGTATAA
- a CDS encoding transposase translates to MDFQLKQHQLTELRKCEDSGYLDLYFVDESHFNLTPYVPYAWQDKKSQILLPSSRSKALNVIGAMNRKNEIFYEVHETTINSDILISFIDKLCN, encoded by the coding sequence ATAGACTTCCAACTAAAGCAACATCAACTAACAGAATTACGTAAGTGTGAGGATTCAGGATACTTAGATTTATATTTCGTTGACGAAAGTCACTTTAATCTAACTCCCTATGTTCCATATGCATGGCAGGACAAGAAGAGTCAAATATTACTTCCGTCATCAAGAAGTAAAGCTCTTAATGTTATAGGAGCAATGAATCGTAAAAATGAGATATTTTATGAAGTACATGAAACAACAATTAATAGTGATATTTTGATCTCATTTATAGATAAGTTATGTAATTAG
- the queC gene encoding 7-cyano-7-deazaguanine synthase QueC, which produces MERKKAIVLLSGGLDSAVAMWLAKSQGYEVYALSFSYGQRHSIELEKAKTLVESAKISGHRIVDINMGQWGGSSLTDMSMNVEEGDIHKKEIPQTYVPARNLVFLSVAASMGEAIEAYDIFIGVSEVDYSGYVDCRQSFIDSMESTINMGTVAAVEEGKKFKIHAPFVYKTKVDEIIMGMDLGVDFANTWSCYKGEGTPCGVCDSCKLRAEAFRKAGYSDPAI; this is translated from the coding sequence ATGGAAAGAAAAAAAGCCATTGTTTTATTATCCGGCGGATTAGATTCTGCTGTTGCAATGTGGTTGGCAAAATCACAAGGTTATGAAGTGTATGCTCTGTCTTTCTCTTATGGACAGAGACACTCCATTGAATTAGAAAAGGCGAAGACGCTTGTTGAATCAGCTAAGATCTCAGGTCATCGTATTGTGGATATCAATATGGGGCAATGGGGAGGTTCTTCGTTAACGGATATGTCTATGAATGTTGAGGAAGGCGACATTCATAAGAAAGAAATTCCACAAACTTATGTTCCTGCACGTAATCTCGTTTTCCTTAGTGTTGCAGCATCTATGGGAGAAGCCATTGAAGCTTATGATATCTTTATTGGAGTGAGTGAAGTGGATTATTCTGGGTATGTTGATTGTCGCCAATCTTTTATTGATTCGATGGAATCAACAATTAATATGGGGACGGTAGCAGCTGTAGAAGAGGGTAAAAAGTTTAAAATTCATGCCCCTTTTGTTTACAAAACGAAAGTAGATGAAATTATTATGGGAATGGATTTAGGAGTTGATTTTGCAAATACATGGTCGTGTTACAAAGGAGAAGGGACCCCTTGTGGAGTATGTGATTCTTGTAAACTTAGAGCAGAAGCTTTTAGAAAAGCAGGCTATTCTGATCCTGCAATTTAG
- a CDS encoding TetR/AcrR family transcriptional regulator, which yields MDEPTRDKIIESSRLLFASDGVANVTISRIAKHAGVGRRTIYMYFASKDSLYDEVVAYEVDLIYTKIKEAYEETIHCSTDKVIREYYYSRFYAFKDLIQRNASIRSDFLNDPLRIKSIRKNFDFDEKCLLEQLVKREIKTSSSTSESIIKSLTTLIHIIAVGLEVPHINLNFDSSCDAVLDECVEMITEYIYKKSKS from the coding sequence ATGGATGAACCAACAAGAGATAAAATAATTGAAAGTTCTCGCCTTTTGTTTGCTAGTGATGGAGTAGCCAATGTTACTATTTCTCGTATTGCAAAACACGCTGGGGTTGGTAGACGGACGATCTATATGTATTTCGCATCGAAGGATTCTCTTTATGATGAGGTGGTAGCTTATGAGGTTGATCTTATCTATACTAAGATTAAGGAAGCTTACGAAGAGACTATTCATTGTAGTACAGATAAAGTGATTAGAGAATATTACTATAGTCGATTTTATGCTTTTAAGGATCTTATACAGCGAAATGCTTCAATACGTTCAGATTTTTTGAATGATCCCCTCCGAATTAAATCCATTCGTAAGAATTTTGACTTTGATGAGAAATGTTTGTTAGAACAACTTGTAAAAAGAGAGATTAAGACTAGTTCTTCTACTTCGGAATCGATAATTAAATCATTGACAACATTAATCCATATAATTGCTGTTGGTCTTGAAGTCCCTCATATAAATCTGAACTTTGATAGTAGCTGTGATGCTGTACTGGATGAGTGTGTCGAAATGATAACAGAATATATTTATAAAAAAAGTAAATCTTAA
- a CDS encoding arylsulfatase translates to MTKLTRRTFLQTSGVAAAGLTLAPNSLEAKENKPNHKQPHIIFIMTDQHRGDAIGLLNPVVQTPNIDKIGQNGLIFRSGYSSTPSCTPARSGLLTGQSPWNHGMLGYSRVARKYPIEMPRMLGELGYYTFGIGKMHWYPQKSLHGFHGTLVDESGRIEDDGYVSDYRDWFRLNAPGFDPDKTGIGWNENKADTYKLPKKLHPTEWTGNTAVQFIENYEIENPLFLKVSFARPHSPYDPPKEYLDKYHISDIEPPVRADWSEKFAPLRNKENYSTAFGDFGDDYAKNSKLHYYANISFIDDQVGKIIEALKEKGIYDDCIICFTSDHGDMMGDHNHWRKTYAYEPSAKIPFLMQYPNWMEGAMPRGSECFKPVELRDFLPTFLEAAGGKIPKEIDGKSLLSFVHDKEPKWREYIDLEHATCYSASNYWAALTDGKMKYIWFIHTGEEQLFDIEKDPKEIKELSSKRRYQKELKKWRQRMVEHLEVRGETFVKDKKLVKRKNTLLIGPNFPDKKWSNNEALAYWRKETKNAFKMI, encoded by the coding sequence ATGACAAAGCTCACAAGAAGAACGTTTCTACAAACATCAGGCGTTGCAGCAGCAGGATTAACACTCGCCCCTAATTCACTGGAGGCCAAAGAGAATAAACCAAATCACAAACAACCACATATTATCTTTATTATGACCGACCAACATCGTGGAGATGCTATTGGTCTACTAAATCCAGTCGTTCAAACACCGAACATTGATAAAATTGGTCAAAACGGATTAATATTTCGATCTGGATATAGCTCAACACCGAGTTGTACTCCTGCAAGATCAGGACTATTAACAGGTCAATCACCATGGAATCATGGAATGCTAGGCTACTCTAGAGTGGCTAGAAAATATCCTATTGAAATGCCACGTATGCTTGGAGAGCTAGGTTATTATACTTTTGGAATAGGAAAGATGCATTGGTATCCACAAAAGTCACTTCATGGATTTCATGGAACACTTGTAGATGAAAGTGGTAGAATAGAAGACGATGGTTATGTAAGTGATTACCGTGATTGGTTCAGACTTAATGCTCCGGGATTTGACCCCGACAAAACAGGAATTGGATGGAATGAAAACAAAGCAGATACATATAAACTACCCAAAAAGCTTCACCCTACGGAATGGACAGGTAATACTGCAGTACAGTTTATTGAGAATTATGAGATTGAGAACCCCCTCTTCTTAAAAGTATCATTTGCGAGGCCACACAGTCCTTATGATCCCCCCAAAGAGTATCTAGATAAATATCATATATCAGATATAGAACCTCCTGTTAGAGCAGATTGGAGTGAGAAATTTGCTCCTTTAAGAAATAAAGAAAACTACTCCACAGCATTTGGTGATTTCGGAGATGACTATGCAAAAAACTCGAAATTACACTACTATGCAAACATCTCTTTTATTGATGATCAAGTTGGAAAGATTATCGAAGCATTAAAAGAGAAGGGGATTTATGACGATTGTATTATATGTTTCACCTCTGATCATGGAGATATGATGGGAGACCACAACCACTGGAGAAAAACATATGCATATGAACCATCTGCCAAAATTCCATTCTTAATGCAATATCCGAATTGGATGGAAGGAGCCATGCCAAGAGGATCTGAGTGCTTCAAACCAGTAGAGCTACGCGACTTTTTACCAACATTCTTAGAGGCTGCTGGCGGTAAAATACCCAAAGAGATAGATGGAAAATCTCTTCTTTCTTTCGTTCATGATAAAGAGCCTAAGTGGAGAGAATATATTGATCTAGAACATGCAACATGTTATAGTGCATCCAACTATTGGGCAGCGCTAACAGATGGTAAGATGAAATATATATGGTTTATCCATACTGGAGAAGAACAACTTTTTGATATTGAAAAAGACCCTAAAGAGATCAAGGAACTCTCTTCGAAAAGAAGATATCAAAAAGAGCTCAAAAAGTGGAGACAACGAATGGTAGAACACTTAGAAGTTCGTGGAGAAACATTCGTAAAAGATAAAAAGCTTGTTAAGCGTAAAAACACGCTACTAATAGGACCAAATTTCCCAGACAAGAAATGGTCGAATAATGAAGCATTAGCTTATTGGAGAAAAGAGACAAAGAATGCATTCAAAATGATATAG
- a CDS encoding NADPH-dependent 7-cyano-7-deazaguanine reductase QueF → MLEAKVLGKKVAHPDKYDPSVLVAIPRELNRSIYDIDSNSLPFIGFDAWHAYEVSFLTDKGMPVVGVMKFVVSSDSACLVESKSLKLYLNSFNMSSFGSTVKDAIDHVELLITKDLSELLQTSVSVAIRTKNIYHASPFSDYDKLESFIEIDDLKIHDYSENVSLLEVVPNVLHEEIRWCSDLLRSNCKVTFQPDWGSIYIHIEGDHIVTPESLLAYIVSMRNETHFHEEICELVFVRLQRLLNPKKLMVGCVYTRRGGIDICPFRSNGLGDLPSVYSNSKRLVQKTMRQ, encoded by the coding sequence ATGTTAGAAGCGAAAGTCCTTGGGAAGAAGGTCGCACACCCTGATAAATACGATCCTTCTGTTTTGGTTGCTATTCCTCGTGAATTGAATCGATCGATTTATGATATTGACTCTAACTCCCTTCCTTTTATTGGGTTTGATGCATGGCATGCTTACGAAGTAAGTTTTCTTACAGATAAGGGAATGCCAGTAGTCGGAGTGATGAAATTTGTTGTTTCGTCTGATAGTGCCTGTTTGGTGGAGAGTAAATCCTTAAAGTTATACCTTAACTCTTTCAATATGTCAAGTTTTGGTTCTACAGTAAAGGATGCGATAGATCATGTGGAATTGTTGATTACAAAAGACTTGTCTGAGTTGCTGCAAACTTCTGTTTCTGTGGCTATACGTACGAAAAATATTTATCATGCTTCTCCCTTCTCCGACTATGATAAGTTGGAGTCGTTCATTGAAATTGATGATCTTAAGATCCATGATTATTCTGAAAATGTCTCTTTACTGGAGGTCGTTCCAAATGTCCTCCATGAGGAGATTCGTTGGTGTTCAGATTTGTTGAGGAGCAATTGTAAAGTTACTTTTCAGCCTGATTGGGGATCCATATATATACACATTGAAGGAGATCATATTGTAACACCAGAGTCATTACTTGCTTATATTGTGTCGATGAGAAATGAGACACATTTCCATGAGGAGATTTGTGAACTTGTTTTTGTTCGTCTTCAGCGACTTCTTAATCCGAAAAAACTTATGGTAGGATGTGTTTATACTCGTAGAGGTGGTATCGATATATGTCCGTTTCGTTCTAATGGCTTGGGTGACTTGCCTTCTGTTTACTCTAACTCTAAACGTCTTGTTCAAAAGACCATGAGACAATAA
- a CDS encoding ketoacyl-ACP synthase III, translating to MYINHFSHYLPSKVVSNSYFENVNGLEDQWIYERTGIRSRFKATDDENTNTMAIEAVRNGLDQSGFSAGEVDLIIGASYSPYDTVFTIGHAVQREIGANAAKVVFVSSACSSLINALEIAEGYIAMGKAKNIIVVASEHNWAYSNESCSKSGHLWGDGAAALFISSEPKGKKPGRVLNVFTQGLGHVGKANDSVFLRPVSGGLSMPNGRDVFINAVTQMRRAIDVVLENTKLTVDELDYVVAHQANGRIISNLQKQMKLADDQVLTHIKSHGNTGCASTGICFSQNIDRIKEDDLVVFTVFGGGYSVGALLLRY from the coding sequence ATGTATATAAATCACTTTTCTCATTATTTGCCTTCTAAGGTTGTCTCGAATTCATATTTTGAGAATGTTAATGGTCTAGAGGATCAATGGATTTATGAAAGAACAGGAATTAGATCGCGTTTCAAGGCTACTGATGATGAAAATACGAATACGATGGCAATAGAGGCAGTTCGTAATGGATTGGATCAATCAGGTTTTAGTGCAGGAGAGGTGGATCTAATTATTGGAGCTTCATACTCTCCTTATGATACTGTATTCACTATTGGACATGCGGTGCAACGCGAGATTGGAGCAAATGCTGCTAAAGTTGTTTTTGTTTCGTCTGCTTGTTCTTCTTTGATTAATGCTCTGGAAATAGCTGAGGGGTATATTGCTATGGGGAAAGCAAAAAATATTATAGTAGTAGCCTCAGAGCATAATTGGGCATACAGTAATGAATCATGTTCAAAGAGTGGACATCTTTGGGGAGATGGTGCTGCTGCTCTTTTTATTAGTTCAGAGCCTAAGGGGAAGAAGCCAGGTAGAGTCTTAAATGTTTTTACACAAGGATTAGGACATGTTGGTAAAGCGAATGATTCTGTGTTTTTGCGTCCTGTTTCCGGTGGATTAAGCATGCCTAATGGTAGAGATGTGTTTATCAATGCGGTTACCCAAATGAGACGAGCGATTGATGTTGTTTTAGAAAATACCAAGTTGACTGTTGATGAGTTAGATTATGTAGTTGCACATCAAGCAAATGGGCGAATTATTTCGAATCTTCAAAAACAGATGAAGTTAGCGGATGATCAGGTGCTAACACATATAAAGTCACATGGTAATACTGGGTGTGCGAGTACTGGAATCTGTTTTTCTCAGAATATTGATAGAATTAAAGAGGATGATTTAGTAGTCTTTACTGTTTTTGGTGGAGGGTACTCCGTTGGAGCACTATTATTACGTTATTAG
- the nifJ gene encoding pyruvate:ferredoxin (flavodoxin) oxidoreductase, translating into MAKEKKFITCDGNYAAAHISYIFSEVACIYPITPSSPMAENVDEWAAVGQKNMFGQPVRLAELQSEAGAAGAVHGSLQSGAFTSTYTASQGLLLMIPNMYKIAGELLPTVFHVSARALATHALSIFGDHSDVYSARQTGFAMLFAGSVQETMDLSGVSHLATLKSRVPFMNIFDGFRTSHEIQKIEMLEKEDLMPLVDMDAVKEFRERALNPEHPVTRGTAQNPDIFFQAKEASNSFYDVVPDIVEDYMQEITKLTGREYHPFTFYGAEDAENIIIAMGSVTETIKEVIDAQVAEGKKVGLISCHLYRPFSEKYFFNVLPKTVKRISVLDRTKEPGAQGEPLYLDVRSLFYDKAEKPLIVGGRFGLGSKDTTPAQIISVFNNLEMTEPKNDFTIGIIDDVTFKSLPLLPEVKVTSDKTFEAKFYGLGSDGTVGANKNSIKIIGGSTDKYCQAYFAYDSKKSGGFTASHLRFGDDPIRSTYLVTTPDFVACHVQAYVNQYDVLKGLKKGGSFLLNTIWDENEVLRRLPDNMKKYLAENEIDFYIINGTKLGKELGLGNRTNTIMQSAFFKITGVIPYELAVEQMKKAIVKSYGKKGENIVNMNYAAVDAGGANFHKVEVPTEWNTISLSSEKDETSRPDFIENVVDVINAQEGDSLPVSTFKGVEDGTFPNGTTEYEKRGVGIDVPEWIVDNCIQCNQCAYVCPHAAIRPFLVDENEKSNAPEGTDLKKAVGKQFAGLEFRMQVSPLDCTGCGNCVDVCPSKEKSLVMKPLETQDAEIARWDYFSSEVTYKDDLVDKSKTVKNSQFAQPLFEFSGACAGCGETPYIKLITQLFGERMMIANATGCSSIYGGSAPATPYTTENKSGHGPAWANSLFEDNAEFGFGMSEGINAHRNRLADVMATAIEAGAAESDAFKAWLEAKDNADASEKASAVVLDAIKGNSAEYAKEILSLSQYLVKKSVWVFGGDGWAYDIGYGGVDHVLASGEDVNILVMDTEIYSNTGGQASKSTPIGAVAKFAASGKKIRKKDLGAIAMSYGYIYVAQVAMGANQAQFLKAVREAEAYPGPSLVIAYSPCISHGLRATMGKSQEEEAKAVECGYWSIYRYDPRLEDAGKNPFQLDSKTPEWGKFQDFLMGEVRYTSLLKAFPDEAKELFVAAEDNAKWRRNYYQRLSEISFAAE; encoded by the coding sequence ATGGCTAAAGAAAAAAAGTTTATCACATGTGATGGTAACTATGCAGCAGCTCACATTAGCTACATTTTTAGTGAGGTTGCATGTATCTATCCAATTACTCCTTCTTCTCCTATGGCGGAGAACGTTGATGAGTGGGCAGCAGTAGGACAGAAGAATATGTTTGGACAGCCTGTACGTTTGGCTGAACTTCAAAGTGAAGCTGGTGCCGCAGGTGCCGTTCACGGATCTCTTCAGTCAGGAGCATTTACTTCTACTTATACAGCATCACAAGGTTTATTGTTGATGATTCCTAATATGTATAAGATCGCGGGAGAGTTGTTACCAACAGTTTTCCATGTTAGTGCTCGTGCTTTGGCTACACATGCTCTTTCAATTTTTGGAGATCACAGTGATGTATACTCTGCACGTCAAACAGGTTTCGCAATGTTGTTCGCTGGATCCGTTCAAGAGACTATGGACCTTTCAGGTGTTTCACATTTGGCTACGTTGAAATCACGCGTTCCATTCATGAATATCTTTGATGGTTTCCGTACTTCACACGAGATTCAAAAGATTGAGATGTTAGAGAAAGAAGATTTGATGCCTCTAGTAGACATGGACGCTGTGAAAGAGTTCCGTGAAAGAGCATTGAATCCTGAGCATCCTGTTACACGTGGTACTGCTCAAAACCCAGATATTTTCTTCCAAGCAAAAGAGGCTTCTAACTCTTTCTATGATGTTGTTCCAGATATCGTAGAGGATTATATGCAAGAAATTACTAAGTTGACTGGTCGTGAGTATCACCCATTCACTTTTTATGGTGCTGAAGATGCAGAGAATATCATTATTGCAATGGGTTCTGTAACTGAGACTATTAAAGAAGTTATTGATGCGCAGGTTGCTGAAGGTAAAAAGGTCGGTTTGATCTCTTGTCACCTTTATCGTCCTTTCTCAGAGAAATATTTCTTCAACGTTCTTCCTAAAACAGTGAAGCGTATTTCTGTTCTTGATAGAACAAAAGAGCCGGGTGCACAAGGAGAACCATTGTATCTAGATGTACGTTCTTTATTTTATGATAAAGCAGAGAAGCCTTTAATTGTTGGTGGTCGTTTTGGTCTTGGATCGAAAGATACTACTCCAGCACAAATTATCTCTGTTTTCAATAACCTAGAGATGACAGAGCCTAAGAATGATTTCACTATCGGTATTATCGATGATGTAACATTTAAGTCTCTACCTCTTCTTCCTGAAGTGAAAGTTACATCAGACAAAACATTTGAAGCTAAATTTTATGGTTTAGGTTCTGATGGTACTGTTGGTGCAAACAAGAACTCTATTAAAATTATTGGTGGATCTACTGATAAGTATTGTCAAGCATATTTTGCTTATGATTCAAAAAAATCAGGTGGTTTTACAGCTTCACACCTTCGTTTCGGTGATGATCCAATCCGTTCAACATATTTAGTAACTACTCCTGACTTCGTTGCTTGTCATGTTCAAGCATACGTGAATCAATACGATGTATTGAAAGGTCTTAAGAAGGGTGGTTCATTCTTATTAAATACTATTTGGGATGAGAACGAAGTACTTCGTCGTCTTCCAGATAATATGAAGAAATATCTTGCTGAGAACGAGATTGATTTCTATATCATCAATGGTACAAAACTAGGTAAAGAACTTGGTCTTGGTAACCGTACTAATACTATAATGCAGTCTGCTTTCTTTAAGATCACTGGCGTAATTCCTTACGAATTAGCTGTGGAGCAAATGAAAAAAGCGATTGTTAAATCGTATGGTAAGAAAGGGGAGAATATTGTAAATATGAACTACGCTGCAGTGGATGCAGGTGGTGCTAACTTCCACAAAGTAGAAGTTCCTACTGAATGGAATACAATTTCTTTATCTTCAGAAAAAGATGAAACTTCTCGTCCTGATTTTATTGAAAACGTGGTGGACGTTATCAATGCTCAAGAGGGAGATTCACTTCCAGTGTCTACTTTCAAAGGGGTTGAAGATGGTACTTTCCCTAACGGAACAACAGAGTATGAGAAGCGTGGTGTAGGTATCGATGTTCCTGAGTGGATCGTGGATAACTGTATTCAGTGTAACCAATGTGCTTATGTTTGTCCTCACGCTGCAATTCGCCCATTCCTTGTGGATGAGAACGAAAAATCAAATGCTCCTGAAGGAACTGATTTGAAGAAGGCTGTCGGTAAGCAATTTGCTGGATTAGAGTTCCGTATGCAAGTTTCTCCTCTTGATTGTACAGGATGTGGTAACTGTGTTGATGTATGTCCTTCTAAAGAGAAATCTTTGGTTATGAAACCATTGGAAACTCAAGACGCAGAGATCGCTCGTTGGGATTACTTCTCTTCAGAGGTAACTTACAAAGACGATTTAGTTGACAAGTCTAAAACAGTGAAAAACTCACAGTTTGCTCAACCATTATTCGAATTCTCGGGTGCTTGTGCTGGTTGTGGTGAGACTCCATATATTAAACTTATTACTCAGCTGTTTGGTGAGCGTATGATGATTGCAAATGCTACTGGATGTTCTTCTATCTATGGTGGTTCTGCTCCTGCTACTCCTTATACAACTGAAAACAAGTCTGGTCACGGTCCTGCTTGGGCTAACTCTCTTTTCGAGGATAACGCTGAATTTGGTTTCGGTATGTCTGAGGGTATCAATGCACATCGTAATCGTCTTGCTGACGTGATGGCTACTGCTATCGAAGCTGGTGCTGCTGAATCAGATGCTTTTAAAGCTTGGCTTGAAGCAAAAGATAATGCGGATGCATCTGAAAAAGCTTCTGCTGTTGTTCTTGATGCTATTAAAGGAAACAGTGCTGAATACGCGAAAGAGATCTTATCTCTATCTCAATACCTAGTGAAGAAATCTGTATGGGTATTTGGTGGTGACGGATGGGCTTACGATATTGGATACGGTGGTGTTGATCATGTTTTAGCTTCAGGTGAGGATGTAAATATCCTTGTGATGGATACAGAGATCTATTCTAATACTGGTGGACAGGCTTCTAAGTCAACTCCAATTGGAGCTGTAGCTAAGTTTGCTGCTTCTGGTAAAAAGATTCGTAAAAAAGATCTTGGTGCTATCGCAATGAGTTATGGTTATATCTATGTTGCTCAAGTGGCAATGGGAGCAAATCAAGCTCAATTCTTAAAAGCGGTAAGAGAAGCTGAAGCTTATCCAGGACCTTCTTTGGTTATTGCTTACTCTCCTTGTATTTCTCATGGACTTCGTGCTACAATGGGTAAATCTCAAGAAGAAGAGGCGAAAGCTGTTGAGTGTGGTTATTGGTCAATTTATCGCTATGATCCTCGTCTAGAAGATGCTGGAAAGAATCCATTCCAATTAGATTCTAAAACTCCAGAATGGGGAAAATTCCAAGATTTCTTAATGGGTGAGGTACGTTATACTTCGTTACTTAAGGCATTCCCTGATGAAGCAAAAGAACTTTTTGTTGCAGCTGAAGATAATGCGAAATGGCGTCGTAACTACTATCAAAGATTATCAGAAATCTCTTTTGCTGCTGAGTAA
- a CDS encoding transposase has product MTKKTILVLDNAPIHRSKKFKAKIEEWNALDLYIYFIPPYSPELNIIEILWKHIKYFWLEFKAYESYNSLKKCLLETLGAFCLEHTINFA; this is encoded by the coding sequence ATAACAAAGAAAACAATACTAGTCCTTGATAATGCGCCTATTCATAGATCCAAAAAATTTAAAGCAAAAATAGAAGAATGGAATGCTTTAGATCTTTATATCTATTTTATTCCTCCATATTCTCCAGAACTTAATATCATAGAAATACTTTGGAAACACATCAAATACTTTTGGCTTGAGTTTAAAGCATATGAAAGCTACAATTCTCTGAAAAAATGTCTATTGGAAACACTAGGAGCATTTTGTTTAGAACATACCATTAATTTTGCATGA